In one Brevibacillus composti genomic region, the following are encoded:
- a CDS encoding vWA domain-containing protein: MQWMALGNLGFALIVPAIVALYLLKRKVQDVEVPSTLLWQRTLQSWEAVRPWEKLQRNLLLLLQLLAAILLVLALLRPAVPAAGVIAEHAILVIDTSGSMLAREADQDGEKTRFARAVEEARSLVEQLGSGQAVTLIEAGREPKIWLSRSSDKQAVLGALDSLRPRPGSADQRAALSLAGAIAATEAGSGVMWFGDGGGEELQEQAGLISIPGPFRFYPAGHAKENAAIGAFVTQAGAAGTEGLLRIDNYGTQPQQGRISIYGLDQELLDVDTFSVDGGASQTVTFERLPAASAYRAVIDADADSLAEDDVSWSVPYASGKGRAVLVSPAGNRFLHQALQTVGQMEVETVSEPPATNSGAADLWIFDGIVPEKLPEGNILLIAPHQQTSWFPYQGIADVAGSPEVLQQGDPLMKYVDWRDVHVAKTAVWGAIPGMRPLVRAGETELIAAGTLAGRKAVIIGFDLHDSDLPLRPAFPILMQNAVARLSAGQTVPIGPAQPGDALAIPLTPGATKRTLTLPDGSTHTPEAQGTTWLYPVPEQTGLYRLTEETGPSDPPAVRYFAVHMSESESDIAPRTLRAASGQPDGPGAGGEGQTGGVDQTGRSPDDDRTGKAPSTTGVQELTYWLAAFALLAVFAEWRVYRRGY, from the coding sequence ATGCAGTGGATGGCTTTAGGCAACCTGGGTTTTGCGCTCATCGTCCCGGCGATCGTCGCTCTCTACCTGCTGAAGCGAAAGGTGCAGGACGTAGAGGTGCCCAGCACACTGCTGTGGCAGCGCACCCTGCAGAGCTGGGAGGCGGTTCGGCCCTGGGAAAAGCTGCAGCGCAATTTGCTCCTGCTGCTTCAACTATTGGCCGCCATCCTCTTGGTGCTGGCCCTGCTCCGACCGGCTGTACCCGCGGCGGGCGTGATCGCCGAACATGCGATTCTGGTCATCGACACCTCCGGCAGCATGCTGGCCAGAGAGGCTGACCAGGACGGCGAAAAAACGCGCTTTGCCCGTGCGGTTGAAGAAGCGCGGAGCCTGGTGGAGCAGCTGGGCAGCGGACAAGCGGTTACCTTAATCGAAGCGGGGCGGGAACCCAAGATATGGCTGTCCCGCAGCTCGGACAAACAGGCGGTGCTGGGGGCGCTGGACTCGCTTCGGCCCAGACCCGGCTCGGCCGATCAGCGAGCAGCCCTGTCGCTTGCCGGAGCGATTGCGGCCACCGAAGCGGGCAGCGGCGTGATGTGGTTTGGCGACGGGGGCGGAGAAGAATTGCAGGAGCAGGCCGGGCTCATCTCGATTCCGGGTCCCTTCCGGTTCTATCCGGCGGGTCATGCAAAAGAGAATGCGGCCATCGGCGCTTTCGTGACACAGGCGGGAGCAGCGGGGACGGAAGGGCTGCTGCGCATCGACAACTACGGCACCCAGCCGCAGCAGGGAAGGATCTCGATTTACGGATTGGACCAGGAGCTGCTTGACGTGGATACGTTTTCCGTGGACGGAGGGGCCTCCCAGACGGTGACGTTCGAGCGTCTGCCCGCCGCTTCCGCGTACAGGGCCGTGATTGATGCGGATGCGGACAGCCTTGCCGAAGACGATGTGAGCTGGAGCGTCCCCTATGCTTCCGGCAAAGGGCGTGCCGTGCTCGTCAGTCCGGCGGGCAATCGCTTTTTGCACCAGGCCCTGCAAACGGTGGGGCAGATGGAAGTGGAGACCGTAAGCGAGCCTCCGGCAACCAACAGCGGCGCGGCAGATTTGTGGATTTTTGACGGGATCGTGCCGGAGAAGCTGCCGGAGGGCAATATTCTGCTCATCGCCCCCCATCAACAGACGAGCTGGTTCCCGTATCAGGGAATAGCGGATGTAGCGGGGAGTCCGGAAGTGCTGCAGCAGGGCGATCCGCTGATGAAATACGTGGACTGGCGAGATGTCCACGTAGCCAAGACCGCTGTCTGGGGAGCGATACCCGGCATGCGCCCATTGGTACGGGCAGGTGAGACGGAGCTGATCGCGGCAGGGACGCTGGCGGGCAGAAAAGCCGTGATCATCGGCTTTGACTTGCACGACTCCGACCTGCCGCTGCGGCCGGCTTTTCCGATCCTGATGCAAAACGCAGTGGCCCGGCTATCGGCAGGTCAGACGGTCCCGATCGGTCCCGCTCAGCCGGGTGACGCACTCGCTATCCCGCTGACGCCCGGCGCGACGAAGAGGACGCTGACTCTGCCCGACGGAAGCACGCATACTCCGGAAGCACAAGGAACGACCTGGCTGTACCCGGTGCCGGAGCAGACGGGACTGTACCGCCTGACCGAAGAGACGGGTCCGTCCGATCCGCCCGCGGTGAGATATTTCGCCGTCCACATGAGCGAGTCGGAGTCCGACATTGCTCCGCGGACGCTGCGTGCGGCAAGCGGACAGCCGGATGGCCCGGGAGCTGGTGGAGAGGGGCAAACAGGTGGAGTGGACCAAACAGGCAGATCACCGGATGATGATCGGACGGGAAAAGCGCCGAGCACGACCGGCGTGCAGGAGCTGACCTACTGGCTCGCTGCGTTCGCGCTCCTGGCTGTGTTTGCGGAATGGAGGGTGTATCGACGTGGGTATTGA
- a CDS encoding DUF58 domain-containing protein: protein MSGHLLDPAWLSRLERMQVLSRRMASGTQAGKRRSRQTGSSLEFADYRAYAPGDDLRQLDWNAYGRSGKLFVKKFLDEQELHVTLYIDCSTSMAYGEPSKLERAVQLAAALGYISLCHLDYVSVYAFDQEIVASLRNLQGKNKAAQLFQFLSSLTAGRAGDLEKALRAPGAVHGKPGISLILSDFLFDAGYEAGIAYLQATRQDVTLVQLLSPEEREPVYQGELRLIDSETRQGKEISVTRGLIDEYRKAVRDYQAELAQFAYRRGMAVLDVQTQMPLEDVVFRVFRQAGMIR from the coding sequence ATGAGCGGGCATCTGCTGGACCCGGCCTGGCTCAGCAGGCTGGAGCGCATGCAAGTGCTGAGCAGGCGGATGGCGAGCGGCACACAGGCAGGGAAGCGCCGATCCAGGCAGACGGGCAGCTCGCTGGAATTCGCCGACTACCGGGCGTATGCCCCCGGAGACGACCTTCGTCAGCTCGACTGGAATGCCTACGGCCGGTCGGGAAAGCTGTTCGTCAAAAAATTTCTCGATGAACAGGAGCTGCATGTCACCCTGTACATCGACTGCAGCACCTCGATGGCATACGGCGAGCCTTCCAAGCTGGAGCGGGCCGTGCAGCTGGCCGCCGCTCTCGGCTACATCTCTCTCTGCCATCTGGATTACGTCTCCGTCTACGCATTTGATCAGGAGATCGTCGCGTCCCTGCGGAACCTGCAGGGGAAAAACAAAGCAGCACAGCTCTTTCAATTCCTCTCTTCGCTGACCGCAGGCCGTGCCGGCGATCTGGAAAAAGCGCTGCGCGCCCCCGGGGCGGTTCATGGAAAGCCGGGTATCTCGCTGATTCTGTCCGACTTTTTATTCGATGCGGGCTACGAGGCCGGCATTGCTTATCTGCAGGCGACACGGCAGGATGTGACGCTGGTGCAGCTCTTGTCCCCGGAGGAGAGGGAGCCTGTCTATCAGGGAGAACTTCGCCTCATCGACAGTGAGACCCGTCAGGGAAAAGAGATATCGGTTACCCGCGGCCTGATCGACGAGTATCGCAAGGCCGTGCGCGATTATCAGGCGGAACTGGCGCAGTTTGCCTACCGGAGGGGCATGGCCGTGCTCGATGTGCAAACCCAAATGCCGCTGGAAGATGTCGTCTTTCGGGTGTTCCGGCAGGCGGGCATGATTCGCTAG
- a CDS encoding AAA family ATPase → MTQQAWEECLHRVEQVREEIGKVLVGQRDVVDQLLWAVFAGGHALLEGVPGLGKTLLVKTLSQAFELSFQRIQFTPDLMPADITGTNILRVDEKGQQSFQFQKGPIFAHVVLADEINRATPKTQSALLEAMQERTVSAGGVTRELPDPFFVLATQNPLEQEGTYPLPEAQMDRFLLKIEVPFPTEAELKEIVLRTTSGQSAAVEKVASPREIADIQLAARDILVADSVLSYAVKLLMATHPGEGATESVNRYVRTGAGPRGVQAMVALAKVRALLAGRFNLAYDDIEAVALPALRHRIFLNFEGEANGIRPDRIIQEILAGLGHARA, encoded by the coding sequence ATGACACAACAAGCATGGGAAGAATGCCTCCACCGGGTGGAACAGGTGCGGGAGGAAATCGGCAAAGTGCTGGTCGGCCAGCGGGATGTGGTTGACCAACTGCTGTGGGCCGTCTTTGCCGGGGGGCACGCGCTGCTGGAGGGGGTGCCGGGACTGGGCAAAACCCTGCTGGTCAAGACGCTGTCCCAAGCCTTTGAACTGAGCTTTCAGCGCATTCAGTTTACGCCGGATCTGATGCCTGCCGATATTACGGGAACCAATATTTTGCGCGTGGACGAGAAGGGCCAGCAGTCCTTTCAGTTCCAAAAAGGACCGATTTTTGCTCATGTCGTCCTGGCAGACGAGATCAACCGGGCCACGCCCAAGACGCAGAGCGCCCTGCTGGAAGCGATGCAGGAGCGGACCGTATCGGCGGGGGGCGTGACTCGGGAGCTGCCCGATCCGTTCTTTGTCCTGGCGACACAAAACCCGTTGGAGCAGGAAGGCACCTATCCGCTGCCGGAAGCGCAGATGGACCGCTTTCTCCTGAAAATCGAGGTTCCCTTCCCGACTGAGGCGGAGCTGAAGGAGATCGTGCTGCGCACGACTTCCGGACAGTCCGCAGCCGTGGAAAAGGTAGCCTCCCCACGTGAAATCGCCGACATTCAGCTAGCGGCCCGGGACATCCTGGTCGCCGATTCGGTGCTGAGTTATGCGGTGAAATTGCTGATGGCCACGCATCCGGGCGAGGGGGCGACAGAGTCCGTGAACCGCTATGTGCGCACCGGTGCGGGTCCGCGCGGCGTGCAGGCGATGGTGGCGCTGGCCAAGGTGAGAGCCTTGCTCGCCGGGCGCTTCAATCTCGCCTACGACGACATTGAGGCGGTCGCACTGCCTGCCCTGCGCCACCGGATTTTCCTCAATTTCGAAGGGGAGGCAAACGGCATCCGCCCCGACCGGATTATTCAGGAGATCTTGGCCGGATTGGGGCACGCGCGGGCATGA
- a CDS encoding coiled-coil domain-containing protein — protein MNVFGPPRKENLETLLRPIGRRLWYQNSARWLTAGAMWGLGGSLLLLLLARLFPLPHYKWLALTALLAGLAAGAWRLWRSRPTERECARLADRHGLGERVVTALEHRESSAPLAVRQREDAVDRLRQALPHILQSMQVWQLIRKQVYAAAGVAAVCLLLLIWPNVQDERLAQMAEEKKAQAAAQDTLDKLQQEAKAKEGLTDAQKKQLEEMIAQAKKTLAEAENHAERMQAVKAVEKQLEKWKQAEERKLAGLQRLQQAVGQQAGMQGVGAAMKSGDRQALVDALQETAKAVAALKSEEQKALAEALKKAAEELSKEGAAAGNKELGKVADELKQAAEQLAQGNVQQAFAPLETALVQALQQMDAAQSGALLAAQAMAAMQQSQMMLASSSQAASAGLAGVGGMNGAGTAGAGGAPTGGAASGGDAGAGSGSGEGTGAGDGAGDGQGDGAGEGNGSGNGSGNGNGSGNGSGNGSGNGSGNGAGSGAGSGSGSGRGPGAGLGSGSRELVTVPTARIEGGGPTDTVGGPLGAGPSQTRQSSQTQVTTGGALPYEEVYKEYEQFARESLEKGTIPSEYQDVVKEYFSKIEP, from the coding sequence ATGAACGTGTTTGGTCCGCCCAGAAAAGAAAATCTGGAGACGCTGCTGCGGCCGATCGGCCGGCGTCTCTGGTATCAAAACAGCGCCCGCTGGCTGACGGCCGGGGCCATGTGGGGGCTGGGAGGAAGTCTGCTGCTTCTGCTCCTGGCCCGCCTTTTTCCCCTTCCGCATTACAAATGGCTCGCGCTGACCGCGCTGCTGGCAGGTTTGGCAGCCGGAGCCTGGCGCTTGTGGAGATCGCGGCCGACAGAGCGTGAATGCGCTCGCCTGGCTGATCGGCACGGCCTCGGCGAGCGCGTAGTGACGGCGCTGGAGCATCGGGAGAGCAGCGCGCCTCTCGCCGTCCGGCAGCGCGAGGATGCCGTCGACCGGCTGCGGCAGGCATTGCCCCACATCCTGCAAAGCATGCAGGTATGGCAGCTGATCCGCAAACAGGTGTACGCGGCGGCAGGTGTGGCGGCTGTCTGTCTGTTGCTGTTGATCTGGCCGAATGTACAGGATGAGCGGCTGGCGCAAATGGCCGAGGAAAAGAAGGCCCAGGCGGCTGCACAGGACACGCTCGACAAGCTGCAGCAGGAAGCGAAGGCCAAGGAGGGCTTGACCGACGCTCAGAAAAAGCAGCTGGAGGAGATGATCGCACAAGCGAAAAAAACGCTCGCCGAGGCAGAGAACCACGCGGAGCGCATGCAGGCAGTAAAAGCGGTCGAAAAGCAGCTGGAGAAGTGGAAGCAGGCCGAGGAGCGCAAACTGGCCGGATTGCAGCGGCTGCAGCAGGCAGTCGGCCAGCAGGCGGGCATGCAGGGCGTGGGAGCCGCGATGAAAAGCGGAGATCGACAGGCGCTGGTGGATGCCCTGCAGGAGACAGCCAAAGCGGTAGCAGCCCTGAAAAGCGAAGAGCAGAAAGCGCTCGCGGAGGCCCTGAAAAAAGCTGCCGAAGAGCTGTCCAAGGAGGGAGCGGCAGCGGGAAACAAAGAGCTCGGCAAGGTGGCTGACGAGCTGAAACAGGCTGCGGAGCAGTTGGCCCAGGGGAACGTCCAGCAGGCCTTTGCTCCGCTTGAGACTGCTCTCGTGCAGGCCCTCCAGCAGATGGATGCGGCACAGTCGGGAGCGCTGCTGGCCGCTCAAGCGATGGCCGCGATGCAGCAATCGCAGATGATGCTCGCCAGTTCATCACAGGCCGCTTCAGCCGGACTGGCCGGAGTGGGCGGGATGAACGGAGCGGGGACGGCCGGAGCGGGTGGCGCCCCGACTGGCGGCGCTGCTTCAGGCGGCGATGCAGGGGCCGGAAGCGGCTCAGGTGAAGGAACCGGCGCAGGAGACGGCGCGGGTGATGGGCAAGGCGATGGGGCTGGAGAAGGAAATGGCAGCGGCAACGGATCGGGCAATGGCAACGGATCGGGCAACGGATCGGGCAACGGATCGGGCAACGGATCGGGCAACGGCGCGGGCAGCGGCGCGGGTTCGGGCTCCGGCTCCGGTCGAGGCCCGGGAGCGGGTCTCGGATCAGGCAGCCGGGAGCTGGTCACAGTGCCTACCGCCCGGATCGAGGGCGGCGGACCGACCGACACCGTAGGGGGACCGCTCGGAGCCGGGCCCTCCCAGACGCGCCAGAGCAGCCAGACGCAGGTGACAACCGGGGGAGCGCTCCCTTACGAGGAAGTGTACAAAGAGTACGAGCAATTCGCCCGCGAGAGCTTGGAAAAAGGGACCATCCCGAGTGAATACCAGGACGTGGTCAAGGAGTATTTCAGCAAGATCGAACCGTAG
- a CDS encoding ABC transporter permease translates to MNVLRRLQNPVLLNEWKLRMRTKRSPWVISLYLLVLGTVALTFIYLMTGAGTYYNPNQSRELFMVLSLLQLAMICFVVPGLTAGVISGERERQTLNILLTTNVSAAKLILGKWLASLSFMTFLVFATIPLYAIIFLYGGVSPFELVQVFGFYLVTMLGLGSVGVLLSTLIKRTGIATVASYALVFGFAAGTSILAEVIREFIRFRMRMQNATNLVIPIWPDLMHSLNPLFAMLSIFEEGPFRGLRGSGNSGYAILALDPYVIYGLFFAFVTLICLSLSIHLIKPVKSRRRKSTVQE, encoded by the coding sequence ATGAATGTCTTGCGACGGCTGCAAAATCCAGTGCTCTTGAACGAATGGAAGCTGCGCATGCGGACCAAGCGCTCCCCGTGGGTCATCAGCTTGTATTTGCTCGTGCTGGGAACTGTGGCACTCACCTTTATCTACTTGATGACAGGGGCGGGCACCTATTACAACCCCAATCAGTCGCGTGAACTGTTTATGGTGCTGTCGCTCTTGCAGCTTGCGATGATCTGTTTTGTCGTGCCAGGCCTGACGGCGGGCGTCATCTCCGGGGAGCGGGAGCGGCAGACGCTGAACATATTGCTGACGACCAATGTGAGCGCCGCCAAGTTGATTCTCGGCAAATGGCTGGCTTCGCTCAGCTTCATGACGTTCCTCGTGTTTGCCACGATTCCGCTGTACGCGATCATCTTTTTGTACGGCGGGGTTTCGCCGTTTGAACTGGTGCAGGTGTTTGGATTTTATCTGGTTACGATGCTGGGGCTGGGCAGCGTAGGTGTGCTTTTGTCCACGCTGATCAAACGAACCGGTATCGCGACCGTAGCCAGCTATGCGCTGGTGTTTGGCTTTGCGGCGGGCACCAGCATCCTGGCGGAAGTGATTCGGGAATTCATCCGCTTTCGGATGAGGATGCAAAATGCGACCAATCTCGTGATTCCAATCTGGCCCGATTTGATGCACAGCCTCAACCCGTTGTTTGCGATGCTGAGCATCTTTGAAGAAGGGCCTTTCCGCGGGCTTCGCGGATCGGGGAACAGCGGTTATGCGATATTGGCGCTCGATCCCTACGTCATTTACGGTTTGTTCTTTGCCTTCGTGACCCTGATCTGCCTGTCTCTTTCTATTCATTTGATCAAACCGGTGAAATCGCGCAGACGTAAATCCACAGTCCAGGAGTGA
- a CDS encoding ABC transporter ATP-binding protein: MIKIDQLRKKYGKMEALKGLSLEIGKGTVFGFVGPNGAGKSTTMSILATLLEPTSGSAYVGGYEVTRHPREVRKLIGYMPDFFGVYDNLTAEEYLDFYGANYDIPPQERRQIIPQLLELVNLSHKRDAYVDSLSRGMKQRLGLARCLVHNPEVLILDEPASGLDPRARIELREILKELRDMGKTIIISSHILPELAEMCDVIGIIEEGNLIAFGRVDEIYAKMQEKRVLRIRLLDRLEEAVIQLKQQPSVSGVTREGNWLVAGFAGDDVQQVELLQTLTHAGFPVAAFNEAEGDLEEIFLEITKGVGS, from the coding sequence GTGATCAAAATCGATCAATTACGCAAAAAATACGGCAAGATGGAAGCGCTGAAAGGACTCAGCCTGGAAATCGGCAAAGGAACGGTATTCGGCTTCGTCGGACCCAACGGAGCGGGGAAATCGACGACGATGTCCATCCTCGCGACACTCCTGGAGCCGACCAGCGGCAGTGCCTACGTCGGGGGGTATGAGGTCACCAGACATCCGCGGGAGGTGCGCAAGCTGATCGGATATATGCCGGATTTTTTCGGCGTGTACGACAATTTGACCGCGGAGGAGTATTTGGACTTTTACGGCGCCAATTACGATATTCCGCCACAGGAACGACGACAGATTATCCCCCAGCTCCTGGAGCTGGTCAATCTCAGCCACAAGCGGGATGCCTATGTCGATTCGCTCTCGCGGGGAATGAAGCAGCGTCTCGGCCTGGCTCGCTGCCTGGTGCACAATCCCGAGGTGCTGATCCTCGACGAGCCTGCCTCCGGTCTGGACCCTCGGGCCCGGATCGAACTCAGGGAGATTTTGAAAGAGCTTCGCGACATGGGCAAAACGATCATCATCAGTTCGCATATCCTGCCCGAACTGGCGGAGATGTGCGATGTCATCGGAATCATCGAGGAAGGAAATCTGATCGCGTTTGGCCGCGTAGATGAGATCTACGCCAAAATGCAGGAAAAGCGGGTGCTGCGGATTCGTCTGCTCGATCGGCTGGAGGAGGCGGTCATTCAACTGAAGCAACAGCCCAGCGTCTCAGGCGTCACCCGGGAAGGAAACTGGCTGGTCGCTGGCTTTGCCGGGGATGACGTGCAACAGGTCGAACTGCTGCAGACGCTTACACATGCCGGTTTTCCAGTCGCTGCGTTTAATGAGGCTGAAGGGGACCTGGAAGAAATCTTTTTGGAAATCACCAAGGGGGTAGGCTCATGA
- a CDS encoding DUF7408 domain-containing protein, translating into MNRTKSKQWLLAFLSCLLLLTCMPVGWLPGVQAEGAVQLGVIAGIGGDYKETSFVPVQVTASNSGADIEGNLVVTVGDWGSNHLNVAYYQPISIAKGATKQVTISVPGNQVGPNTYVSLMQGDKVVAKASVGGRRYSGDTLFVGVLASHPDTANFLGAMPKTAFNNPVRVLPLKAEQMPVNRTQLQMVDVLLLNNFALDSLSGQQIDAIRQWTMAGGLLMIAGGAHYGKTAGELKDLSPVEATGVTTVAALPALTVDKNNTPGLDRPFTVSTGVLREGTAIYSEAGIPLVAVRTVGEGKVMYVAYDLAEEPVASWSGNSRFWADVLNKGFGTTIHRIHRSPMDGIWPLDHAADRIPALKMPDIKWLALFFAVYALIAGPVMFYLLRRKRKQSWMWGAVPALAVVTGIAIFTVGASQRGTKPLLHQVGFIQMLGNGSAQAKAVAAMFVPRSSDYEIEVEGSGRSWPILPYRPDQTQPKAWVWSQADRTQIQFKQVEFWSMRKVGTEQFLSDVGTFESDLRYVEGGLRGTVTNKSKYTLRDVTVATDTQNQRFPEIAPGETITVELKFDPATQNRPYRGSRVHQFIPAQYQGNAGPYNNSREGQIVDILEESHNLAGARKAPVTLVGWMDAPAVEIGIKDRSYKPYNISLVAAPLSIKPSPDGYTFVPSGEIEAVRIGSSPGVDDVGDGYMMQGGEITFDFPIQPKQKNLAIFKIHLYTWSNDNTPFDKQVYNWKTGEYDSYDKAFASNIMAQEKTSVYLSAEGTLRIKFSHSFNEHRHLGLPVISVEGKVIQP; encoded by the coding sequence ATGAATCGTACAAAGTCCAAGCAATGGCTCTTGGCTTTTTTGAGTTGCTTGCTGCTGCTCACATGCATGCCGGTCGGATGGCTGCCAGGCGTACAAGCGGAGGGGGCGGTCCAACTTGGCGTGATTGCCGGGATTGGCGGAGATTACAAAGAAACGTCATTCGTTCCCGTGCAGGTGACGGCAAGCAACAGCGGAGCGGATATCGAGGGCAATCTGGTCGTCACTGTCGGAGACTGGGGAAGCAATCACCTCAATGTCGCCTATTACCAGCCGATTTCGATCGCCAAGGGCGCGACCAAACAGGTCACGATCTCGGTTCCCGGCAACCAGGTGGGGCCCAATACCTACGTATCGCTGATGCAAGGGGACAAGGTCGTCGCAAAAGCCTCTGTCGGCGGCAGGCGATACAGCGGGGACACACTGTTCGTAGGGGTGCTGGCCTCGCATCCGGACACGGCCAACTTCCTCGGAGCCATGCCCAAAACAGCGTTCAACAATCCGGTTCGCGTCCTGCCGTTAAAAGCGGAACAAATGCCGGTAAACCGCACGCAGCTGCAGATGGTGGATGTGCTTTTGCTGAACAACTTTGCGTTGGACAGTTTGAGCGGACAGCAGATCGACGCGATACGCCAATGGACCATGGCGGGCGGGCTGTTGATGATCGCGGGCGGCGCCCATTACGGAAAGACGGCGGGAGAACTGAAAGACCTCTCGCCAGTGGAGGCAACCGGGGTCACCACGGTTGCTGCCTTGCCCGCACTGACCGTAGACAAAAACAACACGCCCGGGCTGGATCGCCCGTTTACCGTCAGCACCGGGGTGTTGCGCGAAGGCACGGCTATATACAGCGAAGCGGGAATCCCGCTCGTGGCTGTCCGCACAGTGGGTGAAGGGAAAGTGATGTACGTCGCCTATGATCTGGCAGAGGAACCCGTAGCCAGCTGGAGTGGGAACAGCCGCTTTTGGGCAGATGTCCTGAACAAAGGCTTTGGCACCACGATTCATCGCATCCACCGAAGTCCCATGGACGGGATCTGGCCGCTCGATCATGCCGCGGACCGGATTCCAGCCCTGAAAATGCCGGACATCAAATGGCTGGCGCTCTTCTTTGCCGTGTATGCGCTGATAGCGGGGCCGGTGATGTTTTACCTGTTGCGCCGCAAGCGCAAGCAGAGCTGGATGTGGGGAGCTGTGCCTGCGCTCGCGGTGGTGACGGGGATCGCCATTTTTACCGTAGGGGCGTCGCAGCGCGGGACCAAGCCGCTCTTGCACCAGGTCGGCTTCATTCAGATGCTCGGGAACGGGTCGGCTCAGGCAAAGGCCGTTGCCGCGATGTTCGTCCCCCGCAGCAGCGACTATGAGATCGAAGTGGAAGGCAGCGGCAGGAGCTGGCCTATTCTGCCCTACCGTCCGGACCAGACGCAGCCCAAAGCCTGGGTATGGTCGCAGGCGGATCGGACGCAGATTCAGTTCAAACAGGTCGAGTTCTGGTCGATGCGCAAAGTAGGGACGGAGCAATTCCTGTCGGATGTCGGCACATTTGAATCCGACCTCCGCTATGTCGAGGGGGGGCTCCGGGGAACTGTCACCAACAAGTCCAAGTACACACTCCGGGATGTCACCGTGGCTACCGACACGCAAAACCAGCGGTTCCCGGAAATCGCGCCGGGGGAGACGATCACGGTCGAATTGAAATTCGATCCCGCGACGCAGAACCGTCCCTATCGCGGAAGCCGGGTCCACCAATTCATCCCTGCGCAATACCAGGGAAATGCGGGGCCCTATAACAACAGCAGAGAGGGGCAGATCGTCGATATTCTCGAAGAGTCCCATAACCTTGCGGGAGCGCGAAAGGCGCCTGTCACCCTGGTCGGGTGGATGGATGCGCCCGCGGTCGAGATCGGGATCAAGGACCGATCCTACAAGCCGTACAATATTTCGCTGGTGGCAGCGCCGCTTTCCATCAAGCCTTCACCGGACGGCTACACCTTTGTGCCCTCCGGCGAAATCGAGGCCGTCCGCATCGGCTCAAGCCCGGGTGTGGATGACGTGGGAGACGGATACATGATGCAGGGCGGGGAGATCACATTTGACTTTCCCATCCAGCCGAAACAGAAAAACCTGGCGATTTTCAAGATCCACCTGTACACCTGGTCGAACGACAACACGCCGTTTGACAAGCAGGTCTACAACTGGAAGACGGGCGAGTACGATTCCTATGACAAGGCATTTGCCAGCAACATCATGGCCCAGGAGAAGACATCTGTCTACCTGTCTGCGGAAGGCACGCTCCGAATCAAGTTTTCCCATAGCTTTAATGAACATCGCCACTTGGGTCTTCCGGTAATCAGCGTGGAAGGAAAGGTGATCCAACCGTGA
- a CDS encoding YhgE/Pip domain-containing protein, which translates to MGTAWNKYMRQPQTMIAVVVALMAQLIFCTVWMTAYDGVWDRIDQLPIAIVNEDGAAGERLEENLRAALPYRAVSASKEQALLLLDQRAVHLIVTIPEGYHRDLPAAGQAEKADQASKLHYTMNASNPQMTVSIMKAGVEQMTAQLYRQAAADIEMIHPVKGMNNQMIPMMLVLASYVGAMLMAMNLHQASQAIAGSLARWQHMGAGTAVTAGAAAFIAAVGTGLIVAFGGQMQGGIISFALFHFLTILTFMVFAQMFVALFGMAGMLMNMAVLSLQLVTSGTVVPRELLGDVYQWIGQLLPATYAVEGYMNLLFGGAGTEKAAGALGVILLAGVLLASIVPKGKRQDETREEARQLA; encoded by the coding sequence ATGGGAACTGCCTGGAACAAGTACATGAGACAGCCGCAGACGATGATTGCGGTGGTTGTGGCCCTTATGGCACAACTCATTTTTTGCACAGTCTGGATGACAGCGTACGATGGGGTATGGGATCGAATCGATCAGCTTCCAATCGCCATTGTAAATGAGGACGGAGCCGCTGGTGAGCGGTTGGAGGAGAATCTGCGTGCCGCTTTGCCGTACAGGGCAGTCTCCGCCTCAAAAGAGCAGGCGCTTCTCCTGCTGGACCAAAGAGCGGTGCACCTCATTGTGACGATACCAGAGGGATACCACCGGGACCTTCCTGCGGCTGGACAGGCAGAAAAGGCTGATCAGGCAAGCAAGCTGCATTACACCATGAATGCGTCCAATCCCCAGATGACCGTAAGCATCATGAAAGCGGGAGTCGAGCAGATGACCGCCCAGTTGTACCGCCAAGCAGCGGCCGACATCGAGATGATTCACCCTGTAAAGGGGATGAACAATCAGATGATACCGATGATGCTGGTTCTCGCCTCCTATGTCGGGGCCATGCTGATGGCGATGAATCTGCATCAGGCGTCGCAGGCGATTGCAGGCTCTCTTGCCAGATGGCAGCATATGGGGGCCGGCACGGCTGTGACCGCCGGTGCAGCGGCATTCATCGCAGCCGTCGGCACAGGGCTTATCGTCGCTTTTGGGGGGCAAATGCAGGGAGGGATCATTTCTTTTGCGCTCTTTCATTTTCTGACGATCCTGACTTTCATGGTTTTTGCCCAGATGTTCGTCGCGTTGTTTGGCATGGCGGGCATGCTCATGAATATGGCCGTGCTGTCTCTGCAGCTCGTGACCTCGGGAACTGTGGTGCCAAGAGAATTGCTCGGCGATGTCTACCAGTGGATCGGCCAGCTTTTGCCTGCCACCTACGCCGTGGAGGGATATATGAATTTGCTTTTTGGCGGGGCGGGTACAGAAAAAGCGGCAGGGGCTCTGGGCGTGATATTGCTGGCTGGCGTGCTTCTCGCTTCGATCGTTCCAAAGGGCAAAAGGCAGGATGAAACGAGAGAAGAAGCAAGACAGCTCGCGTAA